Part of the Spinacia oleracea cultivar Varoflay chromosome 5, BTI_SOV_V1, whole genome shotgun sequence genome, gatatattcaagatagactgtcaggaccagtcctgtgactaagaaatgtctatcaagtgaacttgaatgtcaaaagttgaaaatggtccctggtcggagttttctataaagatggacgcatagaaaacgttagacgactagaatgcaagatgactagtagttctgtttcttgaactatgtggacatggcaatgtcgtaatcatttgcatagatacttactttaggaagactagtattggacagacctatgaaactttactgtaagagatgaaaatctgtcataagtaaatttcattaagttattagacactaaatcctcaatacctgagtgattttagattacttgtttgagaactggttactttgacgttgaccaaccgtcgcaccataaaaggaggctataaaggcaacgctcaggtaatcacctatcaaacgaagtctaatctcaagatcgcaagattgggattgtcctcccataaatcgtgatgagatgcttaaaagttgtacaaggccactcggagagctagaaactgtaaaatgcatggccgtgctcagctgaatcataggctatgattatctgtttatttgatcagttgaactctgaaaccgagaaacacccctggacataataaggatgacaactcttaccttatgttcaagagcaagcatcgagcgacaaaggaaaaGAAATTGGTCTGTGGTGATGTCAGAATTTGCCCTTTTCTCGAAATAAATGAAAGATAAATCATGgatgaattaggaaatgcacacttgtccctaaggacaagtgggagactgaaggaaataattcccttggtccaagtatgcatataatattaagtctaataaatgcggttcagtattaattaacaagttaataattcagtgagattaagtgagttcaatgcctagctagaggccgcttcagttcaagtggaattaattatattaatccacagcttactcttgactgaacccgtagggtcacacaaatagtacgtaaacggatcaagtatttaatggcattaaatactccatctatggatattcggaatcgacggatcttggttccagtgggagctgagatcgtcaaagacaagaaatgaatactccggaaacgaaaatatggattgtatcggaaatataaatattatccaagtcgtagatgttgccggaaacggaaacatggtacgtatcggaaaatattatcggaaatggaattattgccggaatcggaaatattgccgaaaacggaaatattgtcagaatcggaaaataattccggaaacggaaatattaaatatttgttcgaaacggaaattaattccggaatcgaaaatattaaatattgttcgcatcggaaataaattccggaatcgggaatttaatcggaagcgtatcgtacgaattagcatcggacgaggcctgccagacgaaggcccagcacgaagccaggccatcgcccagcaagccagcgcgccacacgaacagccaaggccacgccaggcccaacgcaaggccaggcccagcaggccatggcagcgcgcgcagctgcgagcagtgggctgccaGCATTGGTGCTGCTCgagtgggccgagcggccgtgagggctgtgcgcgggcatggcctgcacgcttgcgggtcatgctcgtgtagagtttgtgttcacatacgaaacctaaagagtataggatttgtttaatgattaaattcctaatcctaaaagataaattaattaaataagagttatactaggattctaatttaattaattcgtatcctagtaggattcgattacttattccatggcctataaatatgagttaagggctcataatttaaaaagaaaatttcaagtatttaaacaataaaaagctaagatttttaagtagaaaaatcagccatattcttgccctattagccgaaaatacatagtaccttaagggtgattctagttggtcaatcttaaggcggatccggacgtgctgtggactatctacggagggacgacatttggagtcctaaagacttgttcttgttcggttcgggcgcagctagggagggcacgctacaaagtgtatgcatctgaattatgctaaatgattatgtgtaaataatatgtttcctggctttatggtttttcagcatgatttatgtttattcatatgtatcataacctaacaggatggAGGTTGGTGGTCTCCACACCTATAACTTTAGGGCAAGTGGTTAGTATGGGTCAGTATGGTATGGAGACTTGAGCAGATCATGCGGAAGCTATGACCTATTTTTTAGCTCTGGAATGGGCTGCAAAAAGGAATATTCAACGACTGTGAGTGGATACTGACTCAACTTTTCTTGTTTCGCTCTTGTGGAGGGACTATGTGGTTGACATTTCTATAATGGGGATCACCAAGGAAATCAAGGCTTTGGGAAATTCTTTTCAACAATGTTCGATCTTGAAGGTTACGAGGGATGAGGTTAATCAAGTGCAAAATATTGCTAAGAATGGTAGGATGTTAAATTGCattgttaattaattttgttGTGTTGTAgcctttgtcaaaaaaaaattacattaaaatcATGACGTCAAACCTTAACAATTAGTTCAAAAACTTATCACTAGAGATGTCAGAAACTGACCCAACCCGACCCGGACTTGAGAACACTTGACCTGAACCGAGTAGACCCGATAAAAACCGACAACTTTTGACCCGAACCGAATAGACCAATATGCCATATATAGGCTAACCCATATCCAGTGACCCTATTTGACACCTCTCCTTGCCACTACCAAGTAATGGGTACGAGTACTTGGTAAGTCGATTTATTGGAACAAAGTCAGCTTTTCAATGTCTAAATTCAATCCAATACGTAAAGATATTTGAAATATTGCAAGGCATCATTTTTCTTTAGTTCATTTCAATGGCTCTACGTAAGTGCAATATTTTTTATGTCAATTTCAACCAATATTTGTACAATATCTCAATCCCATATTCCCATGATGAATTCTTCATAGTACTTAATGATTCCATATTTAAATGTTATGGTATAAAACATGTAACTATCATCTATTCATCTGCAAACAAGTCAAATATGattataaattaaaatattactccgtactcCATAAAATATAGATTAGCTGCAACATGGAGTTAGTCAGCAATCATACGAAGGTGTGCAGGAATTATTGTATTTTTTTACTATTATTTGTACGAAATATTTAAATACCAAAATGGAAAAAGTAGAAATATTCTTATTCTATAAATTAAAACTTAAGAACATCTCAAATATCAAAGTTAGTTCACTAAATACTTTGATATTTAAAGGTGATGAAGACATCTTCAATGTTCATCAAGTCTTCCTCTCTAGTTTTCGCCCTTTTCCTCTTGTCGATCTTAGAATCAACAACAGCTCAAGAAGTCGGTAAGAACTCCGCCCTTTAAAgtttttgaattattttgagaTAAGTTTTAATGTATGAGTGAAAGATATTGAAAGAGgcttgaaaattaatattattggtaATTTGATGGGCAGATGATGAAACAGAGTTTGACTATATGAGAGGAAGTGAAAAGGGGCCAGATCGGTGGGGACATATAAAGGAAGAATGGGCAGAATGTAAAACGGGTAAGATGCAATCACCAATTGATTTATTACATCGGAGAGTTCAAGTTTTGCCCAAATCTGAAGAAGTTGTCAAGTTTTATAAGTCCGGGAATGCTACCGTCAAAAATAGAGGACATGATATCATGgtaatgtttttcttttcttattagAATATCTTGTGTTTTGTTTGGGAACACGACAACTAGTTTTTAAAAGAGACTAGAAAATCAAAATATGATTTATGTATCCGGGTGAATAATGCTCACTGTGCATActgtttttaaatgaacatatagtttaaatacaaagaatatattgttcatacccaaagaacatatagccaatgaacatatagtttaaatatttcactagtacattgaaatcattcacaatgttcattagattatcaataaatgttcaacaggGTGCACAATGAACACTGcacacccgggtgtataatccaaattgcgctAGAAAACTAGTGATATTAAGGAAAATTATTTTGGAACGTACACTAACGCTAACTAGTGTTAATAGAATTATGATTTCTAATAGGGTAAAATAACTTGTATCCATTCATTATGTAACATTGTAGCTAGTGCTATGACTTGATGGTTTCGTTTACTCTGCTTGTTCGTTTGTTGTTTAGTTTACTCTGCTTGTTTCTTTGTTATTTCGTTTTCTTGCTTTTCTGTTTTTTCCTTCTTTATTTTCGTTCTCCCCGGGGCTCTCTGCTTATAACGCCGGCTTAtaatgttgcgacctttattattttcgatatatatatatatatatatatatatatatatatatatatatatctctcGTTACACATATAAAAACTTGAACATTGCTTACTATTTATGTAACAGTGGATTTACGAATATAACCCCCATTTCCTTCATTGTTTATTTTTGTCTTTTCCTTGGTAATAGTGAGATTATGGTCTTCCCGTCCCTTTTCATCACAATCTTATGTGCACGTTCCTTTTCATCTGCTGCCACaccctttcctcgccctttcATTTTGAGTCTTTCTCATTGCTTCAATCTCCTACTCCTACCAATACAGcaacatacttcctccattttttaataattaaaccatcttggttttagcactattcacacattcttatatagttattttttgtgatttatatgtaaaagaaatatattcatgtgggatcttgttagatttgtctcGAAATATAGTTTCAAatcatcaaatttttataattttttaaaacgtATAATAagagatattagtggttaaaatagtgcatttGCAAGCGTGAAATCccaaatggtgcaattaaaaaaagatGGAGGAAGTATGTATTTATagttaggattttttttttctagctTTTAGAATTCAAGTAAGATTGATTAGAGCGGCcatcccggttccaggtgatcctgtgatcgattctcatccccgccaaccccgcccttgtggctcattcgcaccaaaaaaaaaaagtaagctTTTATTGGATATCAACGCTATGTGGTTATAAACAATGTAATGTAAATAGTGCAAGACATAATAATTGTGTAGGAAAAGTATGCATTACAGCAAGACTTCGCATGTAATCAATTTCGTATTATCAATTACGtgcaaatagaactttaacattgtttttctagcatttaccataataaatgttctttttttacgtaacatttttataaaataattttttatacctACGGGCGATAAAAGTTGTcaagtacttcctccattttttaatacTCGTAACCTTTAGACTTTTTAAACAATTTACATAGAAGTATTATACTTTGACTATTGTTAGTGATTTATGTGTAAGATAAAACTTAGTCACGTACAATCTTGTTAGATTAATcccaatgtgtattttcaaaatatcatattttaataatttttgcttaaataaaattaaagatattaatgatcaaagatTTACATTGGTATGTGTGAAAATGACAAGCTTTGTGAATAAAAAAAAGgatgaaatatttttttaaatggtCGAAGTTAAATTGTTAGACTATTATTTTGGTTTTGTAACAACATTTTGGTATTTTGGGTCCTAAAAATATTGGTATTTGGCAGATTGAGTGGGAGGGTGAAGAGAGTAAAATCCAGATGAATTGCACTACTTATATCCTAAAGCAATGCCATTGGCACTCACCATCAGAGCATACAGTTAATGGAAAACGGTATCACTGTAAATAACT contains:
- the LOC110799165 gene encoding alpha carbonic anhydrase 7 isoform X1; protein product: MKTSSMFIKSSSLVFALFLLSILESTTAQEVDDETEFDYMRGSEKGPDRWGHIKEEWAECKTGKMQSPIDLLHRRVQVLPKSEEVVKFYKSGNATVKNRGHDIMIEWEGEESKIQMNCTTYILKQCHWHSPSEHTVNGKRFAAELHLVHQSSDNKIAVIGLLYKLGKPNRFLNKLMEKLKLVPHALDKTNAGEINPGEIKLRGNKYYRYKGSLTTPPCTEGVVWTIDKRVATISENQVASIREVVHDDAEKNARPLHPRNGRKIRLYTTTIKGHSREN
- the LOC110799165 gene encoding alpha carbonic anhydrase 7 isoform X2; this translates as MKTSSMFIKSSSLVFALFLLSILESTTAQEVDDETEFDYMRGSEKGPDRWGHIKEEWAECKTGKMQSPIDLLHRRVQVLPKSEEVVKFYKSGNATVKNRGHDIMIEWEGEESKIQMNCTTYILKQCHWHSPSEHTVNGKRFAAELHLVHQSSDNKIAVIGLLYKLGKPNRFLNKLMEKLKLVPHALDKTNAGEINPGEIKLRGNKYYRYKGSLTTPPCTEGVVWTIDKRDAEKNARPLHPRNGRKIRLYTTTIKGHSREN